In Rhodococcus pseudokoreensis, the DNA window GCAGCAGGTTGGCCGAGAGGTTCGCGGTCAGCGTCCGTCGCCACCGCCGCCCGCTGACGGCGGGGAAGAGCACGTAGTCCTTGCCGGCCTGTCGAGCGATCTTGCCGAGCAGTGCGCGGGTGTGGGCGCTTTTCTCGGCGGCGGTGTCGACGCGGTCCCGTTCGGAATACAGGCCGTGCAAGGCGATGCCCCATTCGAATGTAGATGCCAGCAAAAGGTTCCGCAGCGGCTGCAGCAGATTGTCGGGCTTCCACGGCTGGTCGCGGGTGATGCGGATGACGCCGAACCCGAGGTCGTCGTCCATCCCGACCACGTTGCTGAACACGTGATGGCGATAGTTGTGCGAGTACTGCCACTGGGACGACACGCCTGCCATGTCCCACTCCCACGTGCTGGAGTGGATTTCCGGGTCGTTCATCCAGTCCCACTGGCCGTGGGACACGTTGTGCCCGATCTCCATGTTCTCGACGCTTTTGGCCAGAGCCAGGGCCGTCGTCCCGAGGATCCACCCGATTCGCGCCCGGCTGCAGTGGATCAGCAGGCGCGCAGCGGCATCCAGCGCACGCTGGAACGCGATCGTGCGACGGATGTACGTGGCATCGCGTTCACCGAGCGAATCGGTGATGTCCCGCCGGATGGCGTCGAGTTCGGAGCGGAGCGCCTCGACATCCTCCTCGGTGAGATGTGCGTATTCCTTGATGTCGGATATCGCCATATTCGACTCCCGATTTCCGGCCCGCGCCATGCTTCACCCTGAAGTGAACGCTGCATTCCTCAGGCTGTCAACACTGTAGATCTACAGTTCAGGCCTACAGTGTTGGTGGAGGTGTCGTGATGGCCGATGAGCCCGAACGTCGTTCGATCCACTCCGACGGCGGCCCGATCACCCGGGAGCGGATACTCGAAACTGCGCTCGAGATCGTCGACCGGGACGGAATCGACGGGCTGTCCATGCGCCGCCTCGGCAAGGCACTCGACCGCGACCCGATGACTCTCTACCGTCACGCCCCCAACAAGGCAGCGCTGCTCGACGGTCTCGCGGAGCGCGTGCTCGACGAACTGGAGGTCGATACCGGTGACGGCGACTGGGCCACCCAACTTCGGGAGGTTGCGCGGGGTTTCCGCCGGCTGGCCCTCGCCCATCCTCAGGTGGTGCCGCTCCTGGTTACCCGGCCGCTGTCGACCCCGCTCGGGCTCAGGCCGCTCGGCACCCTGCGCCCCCTCGAGGACATCCTGACCCTGCTGACCCGGGCGGGTTTCACCGACGCCGACGCCTTGCACGTCTATCGGGCGTTGTTCGGTTTCCTCTACGGGCACGTCCTCAACGAACTGCAGGAGCTCGTCGAGCGCCCCGACGAATCCGACGACCTCCTGCGCCTCGGTCTGCACCGCCTGCCGATCGGTGAGTTCCCGCTCCTGCGTGGTCTGGCGCCGGTGCTGGCGTCCTACGACGGCGCCGCCGAACTCGAACGCGGAGTCGACATCCTCCTGGCGGGCCTGACCGCGACGCTGAAGCGCCGGGACGGCTCACCTCCGGAATGAACAAGCAGCGATCGGCTCAGCCGACGCCGACGGTCTGTCGCTCGGGCTCGATCACGGCCACGACGCGCTCTTCGTCTCGGGGGTAGGGCGCGCCGGTGTATTTCGTGGACAGCTGGTCGATGATCTCCCACGCGGCATCGCCGTCGAGCCATTCGACGACCCGCCCGCGGACGACTACGGGTTCGAACGGGTTGTCGACGGGCGCGATGGACAGCGCCATCCGCGGGTCGCGGCGCAGGTTGCGTGCCTTGCGTGAGCCGGGACCGGTGAGGAAGACGATTCGGTTGTCGTGGGTGCCGATCCAGAGGGGAACGGTGTGGGGCGAGCCGTCCGGGAGGGCGGTGGCGAGGTGAGCGATCGAGGTGCCGTCGAGTACTCGGCGCACGTCGGGGTCAAGCATGGGTCTGCTCCTTCATCGGGGGTGCCGGCGCGAGGCCGGTGTCGTGGGGTGGGCCCGCCAGTGGGGAGGGTCATCGGACCACCGCGTAGCGGAGATGGGTCACGCCGGGCGCCGGGACGGCCTCCAGAAGGCGGAGTTGCACGTGCTCCGGGAGTTCCTGGAAGAAACGGCGACCGGCGCCCAACAGGACGGGCACCTGGTGCAGGACCACCTCGTCGACGAGCCCGGCCTTCAAGGCCGCGGTCAGGACTCCGCCGCCCATGAGGCTGACGTCCTTGTCGCCGGCGGCTTCGCGCGCCGCCGCGACCGCGTCCTCGATGCCGCTGGTGACGAGCGTCTGTTGCTCGGACATCTCGGGCGCAGGCCGATGGCTGAGGACGAACACGGGAGCGGTCGGGTGGGGGCTGCCGCCGCCGAAACGACCGGAATCCTCGTATGTGTTGCGTCCTGTAACGACCGCACCGACGCGTCCGGCGAGGGTGTCGAAGATCTGGGCACTGGGCTCGCTCAGGCTGAACCCGTCGAACAACACGCTGGGGGTGTTGCCGTCGCCGTACCAGTCGAACAGGGAAGTCCCGTCACCGATTCCGCGACCGGGTCCGGGATTGCGGCCGGTGACGTAGCCGTCGACCGAGACTGCGTGGGCGCTGATGACCTTGCTCATCGTCGTGTTCCTTTCGGGGTTCCTTCAGGAGACTCCATGAGCGTAACAGCGTGAGTTCCTTGAGGGAACCCCAATTGGTAGGCTGGATCCATGCAACGCACAGATTTCAGTGGGATGGCGTGCTCGATCGCGCGAACACTCGACGTCATCGGTGAGCCCTGGTCGCCGCTGATCCTGCGTGACGTGTGGGCCGGATTCACCCGATTCGAGCAGATTCAGGCCGACCTCGGCATCTCGCGCAAGGTCCTGACTGAACGGCTCAACCACCTCGTGGAGCGTGGAGTGCTCGAGCGCCGGCCCTACGACCGGCGGCCGCGGTACGAATACGTCCTGACGGAGAAAGGCATCCAACTCCTCGACGTTCTGATGGCAATGGCCAACTGGGGCGACAACTGGCTCGCGGGGGAGGCGGGCTCACCGGTCCTCTACCGCCACCACGCCTGCGGCGAGGTCAGTAACGTCGACCTTCGCTGCACACACTGCGGCGAGTCGATGCACGCCGGTGACGTCGAACTACTTCAGGGTCCCGGCGCTGCTGTGTGACCGTCGTTTCACTCGGCTGCTGCCGTTCTCCTTCGGCCTTGGCTCTGGCCACCAGGTCTGCTGCCGTGCGGGTGACCTTGTCTGCACTACTTGCCATTGCTGCCCTCCCACGAGGTGTAGCTACTTGCTACAAGTGCAGTAACAGCGACAGGCTGTGTCGGCGATCGCCGGCGGGGTCTCGTCGAACCGGAACGCCGGATGCCGGACGCGTTCGCCGATGGAGAGTGCGACGACCCTGATCCTCGTGCGAAATTTATGTGCCGCAGAAGGTTTGGAATGTTCGGCTGAATGATTGCGGGGCGGGTGTCGTGTAGTCGGACCATTCGTCCCGGCGGTCGAACGGATGGGTGACGACCTCCAGTAGCTTCTCGAATGGAGCGAGATCACTGTCAGTAGCGGCCCGCAATGCTGCGTCGAGTTGATGGTTGCGTGGGATGTATATCGGGTTGACGCGGTCCATTGCGTCTGCGGTCTCTGCTGCCTCGCGCCCATGTGTGGTCAGGGCGCCCCGCCAGCGTTGCAACCACGGCCCGGTGTGTTCGCGCGGTGCGAGGGCGTCGAGTGGTGTCGAGTTTCCGCGTAGTTCGTCGGCGAGAGCACGGAAACCGCTTGTCCAGTCGACGCCGTGGTCTTTCATCAGCGCCAGGAGGTCGTCGATCAGTGTTCGGTCGAGGGGTGCGCCGGCCAGACCGAGCTTTGCCGCCATGCCGGCCGCGTAGTGGCCGTCGTAACGCTCGTCGAAGGTATCGAGGGCTGCCGACGCCGCGGTGATCGCGTCGTCCGGTGTGGAATCGATCAGCGTGAGCAGCGTTTCGGCGAAGCGCGCCAGATTCCATTTCAGCACGGCGGGTTGGTTGCCGAACGCGTAGCGGCCGCCGTGGTCGATCGAACTGAACACCGCTGCCGGGTCGAATGCGTCGAGGAAGGCGCACGGACCGTAGTCGATGGTCTCCCCGGAAATGGTCGTGTTGTCGGTGTTCATCACCCCGTGCACGAAACCGGTGAGCATCCACCGTGCCACCAGTGACGCTTGCGCCTCGACCGCCGACTCGAAGAATCTCAGGTAACGGTTGCCGGCGCCCGTCGTCGGCAGGTCGGTCAGCTCCGGGTAGTGGCGGGCGATCGCGTAGTCGGCGAGCGGTTGCAACAGCCCGCCCTGCCGCGCGGCGTATTCGAAGGTGCCGACCCGGAGGTGACTGGCCGCGACCCGGGCGAGCACGGCGCCGGGTTCGGTGCCGTCTCGGTGCACGTGCCCGCCCGTCGCGACCACCGACAGTGCGCGGGTGGTGGGGATGCCGAGGGCGTACATTGCCTCGCTGACGAGGTATTCACGCAGCATCGGGCCGACTACGGCGAACCCGTCGCCGCCCCGTGAGAACGGCGTTCGCCCCGAGCCCTTGAGATGCAGATCGACGCGCTGCCCATCACTGCTGGTCAGTTCGCCGAGCAGCAACGCCCGACCATCCCCGAGGAGCGGGACGTACCCGCCGAACTGATGGCCCGCATACGCCATCGCGACCGGCTTGGCCCCGGTCGGTGCCGTCGAACCGGACAGGACCCCGACCCCGTCCTCGCTTCGCAGTGCCTGTACGTCCAACCGCAGCGCCGCCGCGAGCTGCTCGTTGAGCACCAGCAGCTTGGGGTCAGGTGCGGGAGCGCCTTGCCACGGCACCGTCAGGGCGCCCAGTTCGTCGGCGAAGGTGCTTTCGAGGCCGGACACCGCGGTGTTCGTGCCCACGGTGGAATCCGGGATTGCAGCCATCACGCCAGGTTAATCGCCGCATGACTCGCGGGCTGCATCACCAGACTTTCGCGCCCCGCCCACGGACGGAGGTGTGCCTAATCGAGCGTGACGCTCGACAGTTCTGATCGACTACCTTCGGGCCCGGAATCCCCCGCGACCTGTTGATCGGCTGCGGGCTTCGCAAGGGTCGGCGTGCTCGGTATGCTGCACGCATGGCACGGATCCGGTCTGTTCTCGCGCAGGGGCTGAACATCGTTCAGCTCGCGTGGGTTGCCGTGCTGACATTGGTGATTGCCGCGACGCTCGCGATCGACGGGCCGACTGCAATCGTGGGCGCCGCGGTGGCGATCGTTTTCCTGCTCGCCGTCGCCGGTCATGCGCGGTCGCCGTTGCACCTGCTGGCGGAGCCGGCGACCGGTCCACCCCGTGAGGAGCAGCGCCTGCGTGGCGCGTTCCGTCGTCAGAGCGCCCCGGACACCCCCGGCCGCCCTCGCCTTCCCCGAGCACCCGGACGGGTCCTGGCCGCCGCCGCGTAGCACCTTCGGGTATTGCGTCGGCTGCCTCGTCGACTCAGTCCCCATTCACGTCCCTGGTCCTCGAATCAGGCGTGAAACTCCGACTCGCACGATGCCGCGGTCTCGCCGCGCCGTGCAGCAAAGAGGTGCTCCCATGCTCGACTTCATCTATTACCCCGTGTCCGCGATCCTGTGGTTCTGGCACACAGTGTTCGGCGCGGTACTCGGCCCGGACAACGGCGTCGCCTGGGCCCTGGCGGTGGTCTTCCTGGTCTTCACTCTCCGGATCCTCCTGCTCAAACCCGCGATCAAACAGGTTCGCACGACCCGCCTGATGCAGGAACTCGGGCCACAGATCAAGGCACTGCAGAAGAAGTACTCCGGCGATCGGGCGCGTCAGGCCACCGAGATGCAGAAGCTGCAGAAGGAGCACGGGTTCAATCCGTTGATGGGCTGCCTGCCGGCATTGGTGCAGGCGCCGGTGTTCATCGGCCTGTATCACGTGCTGCGCTCGTTCAACCGCACCGGAACCGGCCTCGGCCAGCTCGGCATGTCACCCGAGGCCAACGCGCACACCGCGAACTACATCTTCAGTGCCGCCGACGTGCAGTCGTTCCTCAGCGCTCGCCTGTTCGGGGCGCCGATCTCGGTGGCGATCACCAGCCCGCAGAGCACCCTGGCGTCGTTCGCCTCGCACGGGGGAATCCCGACGGTGGCCACGATCGCCGCGGTGGCGATTCCCCTGATGGTGATCGCCGGCCTGGCCACCCACTTCAACGCGCGGGCGTCGCTGGCGAGGCAGAGTCCGGAGGCAGCCGCGAATCCCCAGTCCGCGATGATGAACAAGTTGATGTTGTGGGTCTTCCCCCTCGGCGTTCTGGCCGGCGGCCCGTTCCTGATGATCGCGATTCTGCTGTATTGGGTGAGCAACAACATCTGGACCTACGGTCAGCAGCATCTCGTGTTCGCCCGCATCGACCGGGAAGAAGCAGCGAAGGAGCATGCAGTGGTCGAACGCCGCGAATAGTTACTCGTCGAAGTCGCTGAAAAGGTAGTTGTCGATGTTCGGCCCCACGCGCTGAGCGAGGGTGTCGATGGGGGCATTCGCGACGTCGGGTAGCAGGAGGATGTATTTCGATATCGCCAACCCGGCCGTTTGGCTGACCACCAGTGCGTAGCGCTCGTCCTGGTGATCGCTGCGGATGACACCGCCGAGTGCACGCTGCACGAGTCCGAGGAAGAAATCTCGTACCCGCAAGGCGATCTCGTCGTGCGTGACGGCGACCCGCAGCAGCGCGATTGCCCGTGCTCGCTGTTGGGGGTTCGTCTCCCAGAATTCGAGTACGCGTCGGACGAAGATCTCACCCGGCGAGTCGGTCTCGGGGGTGATTCCGGAGAACACGGTCTTCGCGTCGACCTCCGGCTGGAGGGCGGCCACCAGCAGCATGTTCTTGTTGCCGAAGTAGTGATGAATCAGCGCCGGGTCGACTCCGGCCCGGGCGGCGATGGCGCGCATCGTCGTTCGGTCGAATCCTCGATCGGAGAACAGCTCTCGCGCCGACCTCAGAATGGTGTCGCGCTTGTCGGCGGAATCTGCGACGACCTTCGGCCTGCCGGGAGCGCGACTATCCATGTGCTCCGGCACGCGCGAGGACCAGCATGCGCTCTTCGATGGTGGCGCGCACGGGCCGGATGTCGGCGGCGATGCCGGCTGAGTCGAGTACAGAATCGATCGTCGCCGGATCCGTGTCCGGGACTCGGATCGCACGGCCGTCCAGGATCACGGGGATTCCGGCATCGTTCAGTGCCGCGAATGCCTGTGCCCATTCCTGCGTGTGCACCGCGACCGCGCGGGTGTCGCCGATGATGTCGTCCTCGCTGCCGGCGCCGACGAGTTGCCCGGACGACATCAGCAACAGGCGATCACATTGCTGCGCTTCTTCCATGTAGTGGGTGGTGACGAGGATGCCGACGCCGTTGTCGGCCTGCTGCCGGATCGTGTCCCACAGCCGTGCCCGGGACAGTGCGTCCACGCCGGACGTCGGCTCGTCCAACACCAGCACGTTGGGTTCGTGTGCCAGAGCCACGACGAACGCGACCTGTCGTTGCGAGCCCAGGGCCAGTTCACGGACGAGGGTGTTGCGCGCGTCGTGGAGTTCGGCCGGAACCGCGGGCACGGGGACACCGTAGGCCTCCGCGCTGAAGGCCAGGTTCTCTTCGACGGTCAGATCGCGGTAGAGGCCCAGGTTCTGGGGCACGTAGCCCATGCGCGCGCGGCGCGTTCGGTCCGGCGGGCCGCCGAGCAACTCGACCGCGCCCTCCGTCGCCGCGAGCAGACCCAGGAGCATCCGGATCAGCGTGGTCTTCCCTGCCCCGTTGGCGCCGAGAAGGCCGACCACCTCGCCGGGGGCGACGGTCATCGACATCGAGTCGACGGCAGTGAAGTCACCGAACTTCCGGGTCACCGAGCGTGCCCGCAGTACCTCAGCGGTCATGATGCCCCGACCTCCCGCCGACGTGAAAGAGACAGCGCGATGACGATGTCTTCGAGATCTGGCGTGATGGTCGCGGCGTCGGTGCCGGGGTGTCCGTCCTCCCAGTACTCGTGACGCTCCCGGCCGCGGCGCCACGACCACTCGGGTCGCACGGGATCGGCTGCCGAGGTGATGGCGCCGGTGAATCCGGCCCGCACCTCGTCATAGGAGCCCTGGGTCAGGATTCGGCCGGAGTCCAGGACGACGAGATGCCCGGCGCGTTCGGCCTCGTCGAGATATGTCGTCGACATCACCACGGCCGCACCGTCCGCGGCGGCCTCCGAGATCAACCGCCACAGGTCGATGCGGCTCACGGGGTCGACGCCGGTGCTCGGTTCGTCCAGGATCAGCATCTTGGGTCGGTGCAGCATGGCCATCGCCGTGCCCAGCTTGCGCCGCATCCCTCCGGACAATGCCGAGGCGAGTCGGTCCGCCGCGTCACCCAGCCCGGCCCGGTCGATGAGTTCCTCGCGCCGCTCGGCCAATTCGTTGCCGCTCAGGCCGTAGATGCCGCCGACGAAATCCATGTTCTGCCGAACCGTCAGCGCCGCCCAGCTACCCGGGCCCGCACAGAGGAACCCGATTTCGTGCTTGCCCGGGGCGTGAACGGTCCCACTGTCGGGGAGGACCTCCCCCACGAACGTCCGCAGCAGGGTCGACTTCCCCGCCCCGTCTCCTCCGACCAAGGCCACCACCTGGCCGGCCGGTACGTCGATGCTCACTCCGTCGAGGGCTGTCCGGTCGCCGAACCGGACGACGACGGACTCGGTCGCGGCGATCACGAGGCGTCCGCACCGGTCGGATCGACCGACTTCGACCCCTCGGGCCTGCCCGCCTTCGAGACGTCGGGCGCGAGATCTCGCCGGAAACGAAGCGTCGACCCGGTGAAGACCACGATCGCCATCACGGCCAGCACGACCAACGGCAGCCACAGCGACGAAATCGGCGCATCACGCAACATCACGCCCTGCGAGATCATCGTGAAGTAGGTCAGCGGAAGCAGGTAACCGATCCAGCGAACCCCCGCCGCCATCGCGTCGAGCGGAAAAATCATGCCGGACAACAAAATCTGCGGCATCAGGAACAAGAATGCGGTCTGGATCGCTTGTCCGGTGGTCTGCGAGATCGTCGATATCAGCACACCGAGACCGAGGACGACGAACAGGAAG includes these proteins:
- a CDS encoding fatty acid desaturase family protein, producing the protein MAISDIKEYAHLTEEDVEALRSELDAIRRDITDSLGERDATYIRRTIAFQRALDAAARLLIHCSRARIGWILGTTALALAKSVENMEIGHNVSHGQWDWMNDPEIHSSTWEWDMAGVSSQWQYSHNYRHHVFSNVVGMDDDLGFGVIRITRDQPWKPDNLLQPLRNLLLASTFEWGIALHGLYSERDRVDTAAEKSAHTRALLGKIARQAGKDYVLFPAVSGRRWRRTLTANLSANLLRNLWAYVVIFCGHFPDGAEKFTPAELEHETRAEWYLRQMLGTANFRAGAVLAFLSGNLCYQIEHHLFPDLPSNRYAEIATRVRDLCEKYDLPYTTGSLAKQYFLTLRTIHKLAFPDRFLSATADDAPETASELKFRTALTEPADGGTGRRAGLRTALREATANRRRHAKGRRRT
- a CDS encoding TetR/AcrR family transcriptional regulator C-terminal domain-containing protein; translation: MADEPERRSIHSDGGPITRERILETALEIVDRDGIDGLSMRRLGKALDRDPMTLYRHAPNKAALLDGLAERVLDELEVDTGDGDWATQLREVARGFRRLALAHPQVVPLLVTRPLSTPLGLRPLGTLRPLEDILTLLTRAGFTDADALHVYRALFGFLYGHVLNELQELVERPDESDDLLRLGLHRLPIGEFPLLRGLAPVLASYDGAAELERGVDILLAGLTATLKRRDGSPPE
- a CDS encoding PPOX class F420-dependent oxidoreductase, with the protein product MLDPDVRRVLDGTSIAHLATALPDGSPHTVPLWIGTHDNRIVFLTGPGSRKARNLRRDPRMALSIAPVDNPFEPVVVRGRVVEWLDGDAAWEIIDQLSTKYTGAPYPRDEERVVAVIEPERQTVGVG
- a CDS encoding dihydrofolate reductase family protein: MSKVISAHAVSVDGYVTGRNPGPGRGIGDGTSLFDWYGDGNTPSVLFDGFSLSEPSAQIFDTLAGRVGAVVTGRNTYEDSGRFGGGSPHPTAPVFVLSHRPAPEMSEQQTLVTSGIEDAVAAAREAAGDKDVSLMGGGVLTAALKAGLVDEVVLHQVPVLLGAGRRFFQELPEHVQLRLLEAVPAPGVTHLRYAVVR
- a CDS encoding winged helix-turn-helix transcriptional regulator — encoded protein: MQRTDFSGMACSIARTLDVIGEPWSPLILRDVWAGFTRFEQIQADLGISRKVLTERLNHLVERGVLERRPYDRRPRYEYVLTEKGIQLLDVLMAMANWGDNWLAGEAGSPVLYRHHACGEVSNVDLRCTHCGESMHAGDVELLQGPGAAV
- a CDS encoding protein adenylyltransferase SelO, which codes for MAAIPDSTVGTNTAVSGLESTFADELGALTVPWQGAPAPDPKLLVLNEQLAAALRLDVQALRSEDGVGVLSGSTAPTGAKPVAMAYAGHQFGGYVPLLGDGRALLLGELTSSDGQRVDLHLKGSGRTPFSRGGDGFAVVGPMLREYLVSEAMYALGIPTTRALSVVATGGHVHRDGTEPGAVLARVAASHLRVGTFEYAARQGGLLQPLADYAIARHYPELTDLPTTGAGNRYLRFFESAVEAQASLVARWMLTGFVHGVMNTDNTTISGETIDYGPCAFLDAFDPAAVFSSIDHGGRYAFGNQPAVLKWNLARFAETLLTLIDSTPDDAITAASAALDTFDERYDGHYAAGMAAKLGLAGAPLDRTLIDDLLALMKDHGVDWTSGFRALADELRGNSTPLDALAPREHTGPWLQRWRGALTTHGREAAETADAMDRVNPIYIPRNHQLDAALRAATDSDLAPFEKLLEVVTHPFDRRDEWSDYTTPAPQSFSRTFQTFCGT
- a CDS encoding DUF6412 domain-containing protein; translated protein: MARIRSVLAQGLNIVQLAWVAVLTLVIAATLAIDGPTAIVGAAVAIVFLLAVAGHARSPLHLLAEPATGPPREEQRLRGAFRRQSAPDTPGRPRLPRAPGRVLAAAA
- a CDS encoding TetR/AcrR family transcriptional regulator — protein: MDSRAPGRPKVVADSADKRDTILRSARELFSDRGFDRTTMRAIAARAGVDPALIHHYFGNKNMLLVAALQPEVDAKTVFSGITPETDSPGEIFVRRVLEFWETNPQQRARAIALLRVAVTHDEIALRVRDFFLGLVQRALGGVIRSDHQDERYALVVSQTAGLAISKYILLLPDVANAPIDTLAQRVGPNIDNYLFSDFDE
- a CDS encoding ABC transporter ATP-binding protein, encoding MTAEVLRARSVTRKFGDFTAVDSMSMTVAPGEVVGLLGANGAGKTTLIRMLLGLLAATEGAVELLGGPPDRTRRARMGYVPQNLGLYRDLTVEENLAFSAEAYGVPVPAVPAELHDARNTLVRELALGSQRQVAFVVALAHEPNVLVLDEPTSGVDALSRARLWDTIRQQADNGVGILVTTHYMEEAQQCDRLLLMSSGQLVGAGSEDDIIGDTRAVAVHTQEWAQAFAALNDAGIPVILDGRAIRVPDTDPATIDSVLDSAGIAADIRPVRATIEERMLVLARAGAHG
- a CDS encoding ABC transporter ATP-binding protein, giving the protein MIAATESVVVRFGDRTALDGVSIDVPAGQVVALVGGDGAGKSTLLRTFVGEVLPDSGTVHAPGKHEIGFLCAGPGSWAALTVRQNMDFVGGIYGLSGNELAERREELIDRAGLGDAADRLASALSGGMRRKLGTAMAMLHRPKMLILDEPSTGVDPVSRIDLWRLISEAAADGAAVVMSTTYLDEAERAGHLVVLDSGRILTQGSYDEVRAGFTGAITSAADPVRPEWSWRRGRERHEYWEDGHPGTDAATITPDLEDIVIALSLSRRREVGAS